One Gordonia sp. SID5947 genomic region harbors:
- a CDS encoding tetratricopeptide repeat protein — MLGRSQQQLVLVDLWAEWCGPCKQLSPVLESLAARAQGAWVLAKIDVDANPRIAQAFRVQSIPMVVAIAQGQPVAAFNGVRSEAEISQWVGEIFDQLGDALPGAPAGEAEPEPDDPRMVAAEDKLNAGDFESALADYRAIAEAEPGNLEAASAARNLEFVLRAQAHDPSIVDTAAPADVDAQLAAADVLLLAQRPEDAFDRIVGVIRVTSGDERTRARTRLLELFELFDPAEPFVVAARRKLASALF, encoded by the coding sequence GTGCTCGGTCGGTCCCAGCAACAGTTGGTCCTCGTCGACCTCTGGGCTGAGTGGTGTGGCCCCTGCAAGCAGCTCTCGCCGGTTCTCGAGTCACTGGCGGCGCGTGCGCAGGGTGCCTGGGTTCTCGCCAAGATCGACGTCGATGCCAACCCGCGCATCGCCCAGGCGTTCCGGGTCCAGTCGATACCGATGGTCGTGGCGATCGCCCAGGGCCAACCGGTGGCCGCATTCAACGGTGTGCGATCCGAGGCGGAGATCTCGCAGTGGGTCGGCGAGATCTTCGACCAGCTCGGCGACGCCCTGCCGGGAGCTCCGGCCGGCGAGGCCGAGCCCGAACCCGACGACCCACGCATGGTGGCGGCCGAGGACAAGCTCAACGCCGGGGATTTCGAGTCTGCGCTCGCCGACTATCGGGCGATCGCCGAAGCCGAGCCCGGCAACCTCGAGGCGGCATCCGCGGCGCGGAATCTCGAATTCGTGCTCCGCGCCCAGGCTCACGATCCGTCGATCGTCGACACGGCGGCACCGGCCGACGTCGATGCCCAACTGGCCGCCGCGGATGTCCTGCTGTTGGCACAACGGCCCGAGGACGCCTTCGATCGTATCGTCGGGGTCATCAGGGTGACGTCAGGCGACGAGCGCACACGCGCGCGCACACGGCTGCTCGAATTGTTCGAGCTGTTCGATCCCGCGGAGCCGTTCGTGGTGGCCGCGCGCCGCAAGCTCGCCAGCGCGCTCTTCTGA
- a CDS encoding MFS transporter has product MQRDVVVGSAERRARGSVIVVFALNGFLAAMWVAHIPVITERTGVSHDQLGGLLLLLGASAFVGMQICGPIIDRWGSRPSTVVAALVLSLAILAPVSAVNGATLAAAMAGFGFANGALDVSMNAQAVQVERAYGRPIMSSFHGFFSVGSLIGSGVVAVTLWLDVGVLTTVAVAGLVGLLVAAVAAPGLLPRAVHDPVPDVASAEVAGTRRWWTGVDLRRLVLLAAVAFALMLAEGTAYDWSALHVVETFGTPESIGAIAFGAFSAAMTVSRFGVDAVAASVGPIAVIRWGALIGMAGMLLAVLAPSAGWAILGWTVFGVGLAGLIPQIFTAAGNLTAASSGRAISMVVGCGYLGMLAGPAVVGFISDRSTLSVGLVVAIVALAFAAAAAGVVRAPTGHSSDRPSRGMTH; this is encoded by the coding sequence GTGCAACGCGACGTCGTGGTCGGGAGCGCTGAACGACGGGCGCGCGGGTCGGTCATCGTCGTATTCGCGCTGAACGGATTTCTCGCCGCGATGTGGGTGGCCCATATCCCGGTGATCACCGAACGAACCGGCGTCTCACATGACCAACTCGGCGGTCTCCTCCTGCTCCTCGGGGCGTCGGCGTTTGTCGGCATGCAGATCTGCGGACCGATCATCGATCGGTGGGGCTCGCGTCCGAGCACCGTCGTCGCGGCCCTCGTCCTCTCGCTCGCGATCCTCGCCCCGGTGAGCGCGGTCAACGGCGCAACACTGGCCGCGGCCATGGCCGGCTTCGGATTCGCCAACGGGGCGCTCGACGTCTCGATGAATGCCCAGGCAGTCCAGGTGGAACGCGCGTACGGCCGTCCGATCATGTCGTCGTTTCACGGATTCTTCTCGGTCGGGAGTCTGATCGGGTCCGGCGTGGTGGCGGTGACGCTTTGGCTGGATGTGGGCGTCCTCACCACCGTTGCCGTCGCCGGACTCGTCGGTCTCCTGGTCGCGGCGGTCGCCGCGCCCGGTCTGTTGCCGCGTGCAGTCCACGACCCGGTGCCGGACGTGGCGTCGGCCGAGGTGGCGGGGACGCGGCGCTGGTGGACCGGCGTCGACCTGCGCCGGCTGGTGTTGCTGGCCGCGGTGGCTTTCGCTCTGATGCTGGCTGAGGGCACCGCATACGATTGGAGCGCGCTGCACGTCGTCGAGACATTCGGTACCCCGGAGTCCATCGGCGCGATCGCTTTCGGTGCGTTCAGCGCCGCCATGACGGTGTCCCGATTCGGTGTCGATGCGGTCGCGGCGTCGGTCGGGCCGATCGCGGTGATCCGTTGGGGCGCCCTCATCGGGATGGCCGGCATGCTGCTCGCGGTGCTCGCACCGTCGGCAGGCTGGGCGATTCTCGGGTGGACCGTCTTCGGCGTCGGCCTGGCCGGACTGATACCGCAGATCTTCACCGCGGCCGGGAACCTGACGGCGGCGTCGAGTGGCCGCGCGATCTCCATGGTGGTCGGATGCGGCTATCTGGGCATGCTCGCGGGACCGGCCGTCGTCGGGTTCATCAGCGATCGCAGCACTCTCTCCGTCGGATTGGTCGTCGCCATCGTGGCGCTCGCGTTCGCGGCGGCAGCAGCCGGGGTGGTGCGTGCGCCGACCGGCCACAGCAGCGATCGACCGTCGCGGGGCATGACACACTAG